A region from the Citrobacter koseri ATCC BAA-895 genome encodes:
- the cpxP gene encoding cell-envelope stress modulator CpxP: MRKVTAAVMASTLALSPLSHAAEVVTGDNWHQGEGLTQRSTQSHMFDGISLTEHQRQQMRDLMQQARHEQPPVNVSEMETMHRLVIAEKFDENAVRAQAEKMAQEQVARQVEMARVRNQMYRLLTPEQQAVLNEKHQQRMEQLRDVAQWQNGSSLKLLSSSNSRSQ; this comes from the coding sequence ATGCGCAAAGTTACCGCTGCCGTCATGGCCTCAACGCTGGCACTCAGTCCTTTAAGCCACGCTGCTGAAGTCGTTACAGGCGATAACTGGCATCAAGGTGAAGGACTTACGCAGCGCAGTACGCAGAGCCATATGTTTGACGGCATAAGTTTAACCGAACATCAGCGTCAACAGATGCGAGATCTGATGCAGCAGGCAAGACACGAACAGCCCCCTGTTAATGTTAGCGAAATGGAGACAATGCATCGCCTTGTCATCGCAGAAAAATTTGATGAAAACGCTGTGCGCGCTCAGGCAGAAAAAATGGCGCAAGAACAGGTTGCTCGCCAGGTCGAAATGGCCAGGGTTCGCAACCAGATGTATCGCCTGTTAACGCCGGAGCAGCAAGCGGTTTTAAATGAGAAGCATCAACAACGAATGGAGCAACTGCGCGATGTGGCGCAATGGCAAAACGGCTCCTCGTTGAAGTTATTGAGTAGTAGCAACTCACGTTCCCAGTAA
- the fieF gene encoding CDF family cation-efflux transporter FieF (FieF, a metal efflux transporter, is a member of the CDF (cation diffusion facilitator) family of transporters.): MNQTYGRLVSRAAIAATVMASLLLLIKIFAWWYTGSVSILAALVDSLVDIAASLTNLLVVRYSLQPADDEHTFGHGKAESLAALAQSMFISGSALFLFLTGIQHLITPTPMNEPGVGIVVTLIALVCTIILVTFQRWVVRKTQSQAVRADMLHYQSDVMMNGAILVALGLAWYGWHRADALFALGIGIYILYSALRMGYEAVQSLLDRALPDEERQEIIDIVTSWPGVNGAHDLRTRQSGPTRFIQIHLEMEDNLPLVQAHLVAEQVEQAILRRFPGSDVIIHQDPCSVVPREGKRFELS; encoded by the coding sequence ATGAATCAAACCTATGGGCGACTGGTCAGCCGGGCGGCAATTGCCGCGACAGTGATGGCGTCACTGTTACTTTTGATCAAAATTTTTGCGTGGTGGTACACCGGGTCGGTGAGTATTCTGGCTGCGTTGGTTGACTCGCTGGTGGATATTGCCGCGTCGCTGACTAACCTGTTAGTGGTGCGCTATTCGCTGCAACCGGCGGATGATGAACACACCTTTGGACACGGCAAAGCAGAGTCGCTGGCGGCGCTGGCGCAGAGCATGTTTATTTCCGGCTCGGCGCTGTTTCTGTTTTTGACCGGTATTCAGCATCTGATTACCCCTACGCCAATGAACGAACCGGGCGTCGGGATCGTGGTGACGCTTATCGCCCTGGTTTGTACGATCATTCTGGTCACGTTTCAGCGTTGGGTTGTGCGCAAGACGCAAAGTCAGGCTGTACGGGCAGATATGCTTCATTATCAGTCTGATGTTATGATGAACGGAGCGATTCTCGTTGCGCTTGGGCTGGCCTGGTATGGCTGGCATCGCGCGGACGCCTTGTTTGCGTTGGGAATCGGCATCTATATTCTATACAGCGCACTACGTATGGGGTATGAGGCAGTGCAGTCGTTACTGGATCGCGCGCTGCCCGATGAGGAACGTCAGGAAATTATTGATATCGTGACATCGTGGCCTGGCGTCAACGGTGCTCACGATCTTCGCACGCGGCAGTCAGGGCCGACCCGCTTTATTCAGATTCATTTGGAAATGGAAGATAATCTGCCGCTCGTTCAGGCGCATCTGGTGGCTGAACAGGTAGAGCAGGCGATTTTGCGGCGTTTTCCGGGTTCGGATGTCATTATCCACCAGGACCCCTGTTCAGTCGTACCCAGGGAAGGCAAGAGGTTTGAGCTTTCGTAA
- a CDS encoding dihydrodipicolinate synthase family protein, which produces MTVQSQFAGVWCPSITPMDNDGKVDLNGLSQHLKRLTEANIDVILLMGSIGEFASFTLEERLMLIREARAMSSLKMVANVSSTCTGDILLMAQEAYRVGYDAVMILPPYYYGQTSKQLLSYFRQLGNALSGKWFAYNFPARTGCDLTPDLVATLAAEFPNFAGIKDTVDCQSHTRSMIQTTRAVRDDFAVLSGYDEYYIPNLLAGGAGIISGLNNVMPELFVSAREAFKQGDLQTLRDIQEKIGTFMSIYAIGEDFVTTIKTVVSRKFGYCTGVSRNAGGELNEHERRTIDEVFGR; this is translated from the coding sequence GTGACAGTACAATCGCAGTTTGCTGGCGTCTGGTGTCCTTCCATTACGCCGATGGACAATGACGGAAAAGTCGATCTCAACGGCCTGAGCCAGCATCTCAAACGCCTTACCGAGGCCAACATCGATGTTATTTTGCTGATGGGCAGCATTGGCGAATTTGCGTCTTTCACGCTGGAAGAGCGGCTGATGCTGATCCGCGAGGCCCGCGCGATGAGTTCGCTGAAGATGGTTGCCAATGTCTCCTCCACCTGCACCGGCGACATCTTGCTTATGGCGCAGGAAGCGTACCGCGTCGGGTACGATGCGGTGATGATTCTGCCACCGTATTACTACGGGCAGACGTCGAAGCAGCTTCTGAGCTACTTCCGCCAGCTTGGCAACGCCCTGAGCGGCAAATGGTTCGCCTACAATTTCCCGGCACGCACCGGCTGCGATTTAACGCCGGATCTGGTGGCGACCCTTGCCGCCGAATTCCCGAATTTTGCCGGGATTAAAGATACCGTCGACTGCCAGTCCCATACCCGCAGCATGATTCAGACCACCCGCGCGGTACGCGACGATTTTGCCGTGCTCTCCGGCTATGACGAGTATTACATTCCCAACCTGCTGGCAGGCGGCGCAGGCATTATTTCCGGCTTAAACAACGTGATGCCGGAGCTGTTTGTCAGCGCGCGGGAGGCGTTTAAGCAGGGTGATTTGCAAACGTTGCGCGATATCCAGGAGAAAATCGGCACGTTTATGTCCATTTACGCGATTGGCGAGGATTTTGTAACCACGATTAAAACCGTGGTATCGCGTAAGTTCGGCTATTGTACCGGCGTGTCGCGTAATGCGGGAGGAGAACTGAACGAGCACGAGCGTCGCACAATTGATGAGGTGTTTGGCCGTTAA
- the sodA gene encoding superoxide dismutase [Mn] has protein sequence MSYTLPSLPYAYDALEPHFDKQTMEIHHTKHHQTYVNNANAALENLPEFANLPVEELITKLDQLPADKKTVLRNNAGGHANHSLFWKGLKKGTALQGDLKAAIERDFGSVDNFKAEFEKAAATRFGSGWAWLVLQGDKLAVVSTANQDSPLMGEAISGVSGFPILGLDVWEHAYYLKFQNRRPDYIKEFWNVVNWDEAAARFAAKK, from the coding sequence ATGAGTTATACACTGCCATCCCTGCCGTACGCTTATGATGCGCTGGAACCGCACTTCGATAAGCAGACGATGGAAATCCACCATACCAAACACCATCAAACTTATGTCAACAACGCTAACGCGGCGCTGGAAAACCTGCCTGAATTCGCGAACCTGCCGGTTGAAGAACTGATCACCAAACTGGATCAGCTTCCGGCGGACAAAAAAACCGTACTGCGCAACAACGCGGGCGGCCACGCTAACCACAGCCTGTTCTGGAAAGGCCTGAAAAAAGGCACTGCTTTGCAGGGCGACCTGAAAGCGGCTATCGAACGTGATTTCGGTTCCGTTGATAACTTCAAAGCGGAGTTTGAAAAAGCGGCGGCAACGCGTTTCGGTTCCGGTTGGGCCTGGCTGGTGTTGCAGGGCGACAAACTGGCGGTTGTCTCTACCGCTAACCAGGACTCCCCGCTGATGGGCGAGGCCATTTCCGGCGTTTCCGGTTTCCCAATCCTGGGTCTGGACGTATGGGAACACGCTTACTACCTGAAATTCCAGAACCGTCGCCCGGACTACATCAAAGAGTTCTGGAACGTGGTGAACTGGGACGAAGCTGCTGCGCGTTTCGCGGCGAAAAAATAA
- the yiiM gene encoding 6-hydroxyaminopurine reductase yields the protein MRYPVEVFTGKIRDYAGSRPSAIAKIQVDGELMLNDLGLAGDEQAETKIHGGPDRALCHYPREHYLHWARQFPAQADLFVAPAFGENLSTDGLTEQNVFIGDIFQWGEALIQVTQPRSPCFKLNFHFGISDMATQMQNAGKTGWLYSVIAPGQVSADAPLILASRVSDVSVQEAIAIAWHMPFDDDQYHRLLSAAGLSKSWTRTMQKRRLSGKIEDQSRRLRG from the coding sequence ATGCGATATCCGGTCGAGGTGTTTACGGGCAAAATTCGGGACTATGCGGGAAGTCGTCCCAGCGCCATTGCGAAAATCCAGGTTGATGGCGAGCTGATGCTTAACGATCTGGGCCTTGCCGGTGATGAGCAGGCAGAGACAAAAATTCACGGCGGGCCCGATCGCGCGCTGTGCCATTATCCCCGTGAACACTATCTGCACTGGGCGCGTCAATTCCCGGCGCAGGCGGATCTGTTTGTCGCGCCCGCGTTTGGCGAAAACCTTTCGACCGACGGTCTGACCGAGCAAAATGTTTTTATCGGCGATATTTTTCAGTGGGGAGAGGCGCTGATTCAGGTGACTCAGCCACGTTCGCCGTGCTTTAAGCTCAACTTCCATTTCGGCATTAGCGATATGGCGACGCAAATGCAGAACGCCGGGAAAACCGGCTGGCTGTACAGCGTTATCGCGCCGGGGCAGGTATCGGCGGATGCGCCGTTAATTCTGGCGTCGCGCGTCAGCGATGTGAGCGTACAGGAGGCGATTGCGATAGCCTGGCATATGCCGTTCGACGACGACCAGTATCATCGGTTGCTGTCGGCAGCGGGGTTATCGAAAAGCTGGACCAGAACGATGCAGAAGCGCCGTTTGAGCGGCAAAATTGAAGATCAGTCACGACGTTTACGTGGATGA
- the rhaR gene encoding HTH-type transcriptional activator RhaR — MANQLVLLKKDFFANDGQAVAVADRYPQNVFAEHTHEFCELVLVWRGNGLHVLNDRPYRITRGDLFYIRAEDRHSYTSVNDLVLQNIIYCPERLTLNLGWESAIPGFNGSERSPHWRLGSVGMNQARQVISQLEHESNQGDPLANEMAELLFGQLVMTLKRHRYATDDLPTRASETLLDKLITALAGSLERPFALDAFCDQEQCSERVLRQQFRSQTGMTINQYLRQIRICHAQYLLQHSRLMISEISMQCGFEDSNYFSVVFTRETGMTPSQWRHHSTQND; from the coding sequence GTGGCAAATCAGTTAGTCCTTCTGAAAAAAGACTTTTTTGCGAATGACGGCCAGGCTGTCGCGGTTGCCGATCGCTATCCGCAAAATGTGTTCGCGGAACATACACACGAGTTTTGTGAACTGGTGTTGGTCTGGCGCGGCAACGGTTTGCATGTGCTCAACGATCGCCCTTACCGCATCACGCGTGGCGATCTGTTTTATATTCGCGCCGAGGACAGACACTCCTACACCTCCGTTAACGATTTGGTTTTGCAGAATATTATTTACTGCCCGGAGCGGTTGACCCTGAATCTTGGCTGGGAAAGCGCCATTCCGGGCTTTAACGGCAGTGAACGGAGCCCGCACTGGCGGCTGGGCAGCGTGGGGATGAATCAGGCGCGGCAGGTTATCAGCCAGCTTGAACATGAGAGCAATCAGGGCGATCCGCTGGCGAATGAGATGGCGGAACTGCTATTTGGTCAGCTGGTGATGACGCTGAAAAGACACCGCTATGCCACCGATGATCTCCCGACCAGAGCGAGCGAAACGTTGCTGGATAAATTGATTACCGCACTGGCCGGCAGCCTGGAGCGCCCCTTTGCGCTGGATGCGTTTTGCGACCAGGAGCAGTGCAGCGAGCGGGTGCTGCGACAGCAGTTTCGCTCACAGACCGGGATGACTATCAACCAGTATCTTCGCCAGATCCGCATCTGCCATGCACAGTATTTGCTTCAGCACAGCCGCCTGATGATCAGTGAGATTTCAATGCAGTGCGGCTTTGAGGACAGTAACTACTTTTCGGTGGTGTTTACGCGGGAAACCGGGATGACGCCCAGCCAGTGGCGTCATCACAGTACGCAAAACGATTAG
- the kdgT gene encoding 2-keto-3-deoxygluconate transporter, with product MQIKRTIEKVPGGMMLVPLFLGALCHTFAPGAGKYFGSFTNGMITGTVPILAVWFFCMGASIKLSATGTVLRKSGTLVVTKIAVAWVVAAIASRVIPEHGVEAGFFAGLSTLALVASMDMTNGGLYASIMQQYGTKEEAGAFVLMSLESGPLMTMVILGTAGIASFEPHVFVGAVLPFLIGFALGNLDPELREFFSKAVQTLIPFFAFALGNTIDLSVIAQTGVLGILLGVAVIIITGIPLIIADKFIGGGDGTAGIAASSSAGAAVATPVLIAEMVPAFKPMAPAATSLVATSVIVTSILVPIITSVWSRKVKARAAEIDIRGTVK from the coding sequence ATGCAGATTAAACGCACGATAGAAAAAGTCCCGGGTGGCATGATGCTCGTTCCGTTGTTCCTCGGCGCGCTATGCCACACCTTCGCGCCCGGCGCAGGGAAATACTTCGGCTCATTCACAAACGGTATGATCACCGGTACGGTGCCGATTCTGGCGGTCTGGTTCTTTTGTATGGGCGCGTCGATCAAACTGAGCGCCACAGGCACCGTGCTGCGTAAATCCGGGACGCTGGTGGTGACCAAAATTGCGGTTGCCTGGGTGGTGGCCGCTATTGCGTCACGCGTTATCCCGGAACATGGGGTGGAAGCGGGCTTCTTCGCCGGGCTGTCGACGCTGGCGCTGGTGGCCTCTATGGACATGACCAACGGCGGGCTGTATGCCTCCATCATGCAGCAGTACGGCACCAAAGAAGAGGCCGGGGCATTTGTCCTGATGTCGCTGGAGTCAGGGCCGCTGATGACGATGGTTATTCTGGGAACCGCCGGGATTGCCTCGTTTGAACCGCATGTATTTGTGGGGGCGGTATTGCCGTTCCTGATTGGTTTCGCGCTGGGGAATCTCGACCCGGAACTGCGGGAATTCTTCAGCAAAGCGGTACAGACGCTGATCCCGTTCTTCGCCTTCGCGCTGGGCAACACCATTGATTTGAGCGTGATTGCACAGACGGGCGTGCTGGGGATTCTACTGGGTGTGGCGGTCATTATTATCACCGGCATCCCGTTAATCATCGCTGACAAGTTTATCGGCGGCGGTGACGGTACGGCAGGTATTGCCGCCTCAAGTTCTGCGGGCGCCGCAGTAGCCACGCCCGTGCTGATCGCAGAGATGGTTCCGGCGTTTAAACCGATGGCGCCCGCCGCGACCTCGCTGGTTGCCACATCGGTTATCGTGACTTCGATTCTGGTGCCGATCATTACCTCAGTCTGGTCGCGGAAGGTGAAGGCCAGAGCGGCGGAAATCGATATTCGCGGTACGGTGAAATAA
- the rhaT gene encoding L-rhamnose/proton symporter RhaT, producing the protein MSNAITMGIFWHLIGAASAACFYAPFKQVKQWSWETMWSIGGIVSWLILPWTISALLLPDFWAYYSSFNLSTLLPVFLFGAMWGIGNINYGLTMRYLGMSMGIGIAIGITLIVGTLMTPIINGNFDVLINTEGGRMTLLGVLVALIGVGIVTRAGQLKERKMGITAEEFNLKKGLLLAVMCGIFSAGMSFAMNAAKPMHEAAAALGVDPLYVALPSYVVIMGGGALINLGFCFVRLAKVKNLSIKADFSLAKSMIITNILLSALGGLMWYLQFFFYAWGHARIPPQYDYISWMLHMSFYVLCGGIVGLVLKEWKNAGRRPVSVLSLGCVVIIIAANIVGMGMAS; encoded by the coding sequence ATGAGTAACGCGATTACGATGGGTATCTTTTGGCATTTGATAGGTGCGGCCAGTGCAGCCTGTTTTTATGCCCCGTTCAAACAAGTTAAACAATGGTCCTGGGAAACCATGTGGTCAATCGGTGGGATTGTCTCCTGGCTTATCCTGCCCTGGACCATCAGCGCCCTGCTGCTCCCGGATTTCTGGGCCTATTACAGTTCCTTCAACCTATCCACCCTGTTGCCCGTATTTCTGTTCGGCGCAATGTGGGGCATCGGTAATATTAACTACGGCCTGACCATGCGCTATCTCGGCATGTCGATGGGGATCGGCATCGCGATTGGTATTACGCTGATCGTCGGCACCCTGATGACCCCCATCATCAATGGAAACTTTGATGTGCTGATCAATACCGAAGGCGGACGAATGACGCTGCTGGGCGTCCTGGTGGCGCTGATCGGCGTTGGCATCGTCACCCGCGCCGGGCAGTTAAAAGAGCGCAAAATGGGGATCACCGCCGAGGAGTTCAACCTGAAAAAAGGTCTGCTGCTGGCGGTGATGTGCGGTATTTTCTCCGCCGGGATGTCCTTTGCGATGAACGCCGCCAAACCGATGCATGAAGCCGCTGCCGCGCTCGGCGTCGATCCGCTGTATGTCGCTCTGCCAAGCTACGTGGTCATCATGGGCGGCGGCGCGCTGATCAACCTGGGTTTCTGTTTCGTTCGTCTGGCAAAAGTGAAAAACTTGTCGATAAAAGCCGACTTCTCGCTGGCAAAATCGATGATCATCACCAATATCCTGCTGTCAGCGCTGGGTGGCCTGATGTGGTATTTGCAGTTCTTTTTCTACGCCTGGGGCCACGCTCGCATTCCGCCGCAGTATGACTACATCAGCTGGATGCTGCACATGAGCTTCTACGTGCTGTGCGGTGGGATTGTGGGTCTGGTGCTGAAAGAGTGGAAAAACGCGGGTCGTCGTCCTGTCAGCGTTCTCAGTCTGGGTTGCGTGGTCATTATTATCGCCGCCAACATCGTCGGCATGGGAATGGCAAGCTAA
- the cpxR gene encoding envelope stress response regulator transcription factor CpxR, with the protein MNKILLVDDDRELTSLLKELLEMEGFNVLVAHDGEQALELLDDSIDLLLLDVMMPKKNGIDTLKALRQTHQTPVIMLTARGSELDRVLGLELGADDYLPKPFNDRELVARIRAILRRSHWSEQQQNNDNGSPTLEVDALSLNPGRQEASFDGQTLELTGTEFTLLYLLAQHLGQVVSREHLSQEVLGKRLTPFDRAIDMHISNLRRKLPERKDGHPWFKTLRGRGYLMVSAS; encoded by the coding sequence ATGAATAAAATCCTGTTAGTTGATGATGACCGAGAGCTAACTTCCCTGTTAAAGGAGCTGCTCGAAATGGAAGGCTTCAATGTGCTGGTTGCCCATGACGGGGAGCAGGCGCTTGAGCTTCTGGACGACAGCATTGATTTACTTTTGCTCGATGTCATGATGCCGAAGAAAAACGGTATTGATACGTTGAAAGCGCTTCGCCAGACACACCAGACCCCTGTCATTATGCTGACCGCGCGCGGCAGCGAACTGGATCGCGTACTCGGCCTTGAGCTGGGCGCGGATGATTATTTACCTAAACCGTTTAACGACCGCGAACTGGTCGCGCGTATCCGTGCGATTCTGCGCCGCTCGCACTGGAGCGAACAGCAGCAGAATAACGACAACGGCTCACCGACGCTGGAAGTGGATGCGTTAAGCCTCAATCCGGGTCGCCAGGAGGCCAGCTTCGATGGTCAAACCCTGGAGTTAACCGGCACCGAATTTACCCTGCTCTATCTGCTGGCGCAGCATCTCGGCCAGGTGGTTTCGCGTGAACATTTGAGCCAGGAAGTGCTGGGTAAACGCCTGACGCCGTTCGACCGCGCGATCGACATGCATATCTCCAACCTGCGTCGTAAGCTGCCGGAGCGTAAAGACGGGCACCCGTGGTTTAAAACCCTGCGTGGTCGCGGTTATTTGATGGTTTCCGCTTCATGA
- the cpxA gene encoding envelope stress sensor histidine kinase CpxA has protein sequence MIGSLTARIFAIFWLTLALVLMLVLMLPKLDSRQMTELLDSEQRQGLMIEQHVEAELANDPPNDLMWWRRLFRAIDKWAPPGQRLLLVTTEGRVIGAERSEMQIIRNFIGQADNADHPQKKKYGRVEMVGPFSVRDGEDNYQLYLIRPASSSQSDFINLLFDRPLLLLIVTMLVSSPLLLWLAWSLAKPARKLKNAADEVAQGNLRQHPELEAGPQEFLAAGASFNQMVTALERMMTTQQRLLSDISHELRTPLTRLQLGTALLRRRSGESKELERIETEAQRLDSMINDLLVMSRNQQKNALVSETMKANHLWGDVLDNAAFEAEQMGKSLTVNFPPGPWPLYGNPSTLESALENIVRNALRYSHTKIEVGFAVDKDGITITVDDDGPGVSPEDREQIFRPFYRTDEARDRESGGTGLGLAIVETAIQQHRGWVKAEDSPLGGLRLVIWLPLYKRS, from the coding sequence ATGATAGGCAGTTTAACCGCGCGCATCTTTGCCATCTTCTGGTTGACGCTGGCGCTGGTGCTGATGTTGGTATTGATGTTACCCAAGCTCGACTCACGCCAGATGACCGAGCTACTGGACAGCGAACAGCGCCAGGGGTTGATGATTGAGCAACATGTAGAAGCTGAACTCGCGAACGATCCACCCAACGATTTAATGTGGTGGCGTCGCCTGTTCCGTGCGATCGACAAGTGGGCGCCGCCAGGACAGCGGTTATTGCTTGTGACCACTGAAGGACGCGTGATCGGCGCAGAACGCAGCGAAATGCAGATCATTCGTAACTTTATTGGTCAGGCGGATAACGCCGATCATCCGCAGAAGAAGAAATATGGCCGCGTTGAGATGGTAGGCCCGTTCTCTGTCAGAGACGGGGAAGATAACTACCAGCTTTATCTGATTCGACCGGCCAGCAGCTCCCAATCCGATTTTATTAATCTGCTGTTTGACCGCCCGCTCTTGTTGCTGATCGTCACCATGCTGGTCAGTTCGCCTCTGTTGCTTTGGCTGGCCTGGAGCCTGGCGAAACCGGCGCGTAAGTTGAAAAATGCGGCGGACGAAGTGGCTCAGGGTAATCTGCGACAACATCCAGAACTGGAAGCAGGCCCGCAGGAATTTCTTGCGGCTGGCGCCAGCTTTAACCAGATGGTGACTGCGCTGGAACGTATGATGACCACGCAGCAGCGTCTGCTGTCGGATATCTCGCACGAGCTACGCACTCCGCTTACGCGTCTGCAACTGGGCACCGCGCTGCTGCGTCGTCGTAGCGGCGAGAGTAAAGAGCTGGAGCGCATCGAGACCGAAGCGCAGCGGCTGGACAGCATGATCAACGACCTGCTGGTGATGTCGCGTAATCAACAGAAAAACGCGCTGGTCAGCGAAACGATGAAAGCCAATCATTTGTGGGGAGACGTGCTGGATAACGCCGCCTTCGAAGCCGAGCAGATGGGCAAATCGTTAACGGTGAACTTCCCGCCGGGGCCGTGGCCGTTATACGGCAACCCTAGCACCCTGGAAAGCGCGCTGGAGAACATTGTCCGTAACGCCCTGCGCTATTCACACACGAAGATTGAAGTCGGCTTCGCGGTGGATAAAGACGGCATTACGATAACGGTTGATGACGATGGCCCGGGCGTTAGCCCTGAAGACCGCGAACAGATCTTCCGCCCGTTTTATCGTACCGATGAAGCGCGCGATCGGGAGTCCGGCGGAACAGGGTTGGGGCTGGCCATCGTTGAGACCGCGATCCAGCAGCATCGCGGTTGGGTGAAAGCCGAAGACAGCCCGCTGGGCGGCTTACGGCTGGTGATCTGGCTGCCGTTGTATAAGCGTTCTTAA
- the rhaS gene encoding HTH-type transcriptional activator RhaS: protein MTVLHSVDFFPSGKAPVAIEPRLPQSAFPEHHHDFHEIVIVEHGTGIHVFNGQPYTISGGTVCFVRDHDRHLYEHTDNLCLTNVLYRSPDAFQFLAGLNQLLPQEQDGQYPSHWRVNQSALQQVRQLVAQMENAGDEMDTPAVANREILFMQLLVLLRKSSLMEGAANNDARLNQLLAWLEDHFAEEVCWESIADKFSLSLRTLHRQLKQQTGLTPQRYLNRLRLIKARHLLRHSDESVTDIAYRCGFGDSNHFSTLFRREFDWSPRDIRQGRDALLQ, encoded by the coding sequence ATGACCGTACTGCATAGCGTGGATTTTTTTCCGTCAGGTAAAGCGCCCGTGGCCATTGAACCCCGGCTTCCTCAGTCCGCTTTTCCTGAACATCATCATGATTTTCACGAGATTGTGATTGTTGAACATGGCACCGGCATTCATGTGTTCAATGGGCAGCCCTACACCATTAGCGGCGGTACGGTCTGCTTTGTTCGCGATCATGACAGACATCTGTATGAACACACCGACAACCTGTGTCTGACGAATGTGCTCTATCGCTCGCCGGACGCGTTTCAGTTTCTGGCAGGGCTGAACCAGCTCTTGCCGCAGGAACAGGATGGGCAGTACCCGTCACACTGGCGCGTGAATCAGAGCGCGTTGCAGCAGGTGCGGCAACTGGTGGCGCAGATGGAAAACGCCGGAGACGAGATGGACACGCCTGCGGTCGCCAACCGTGAAATTCTGTTTATGCAGTTGCTGGTGCTGCTGCGTAAAAGCAGCCTGATGGAAGGGGCAGCCAATAACGATGCGCGGCTGAATCAGTTGCTGGCCTGGCTGGAGGATCATTTTGCTGAAGAGGTGTGCTGGGAGTCGATAGCCGACAAGTTTTCGCTCTCGCTGCGCACGCTGCACCGTCAGCTCAAACAACAGACCGGCCTGACGCCGCAGCGCTATCTTAACCGTCTGCGGCTTATCAAGGCTCGCCATCTGCTGCGTCACAGTGATGAAAGCGTCACAGATATCGCGTATCGCTGCGGTTTTGGCGACAGTAACCATTTTTCGACGCTGTTTCGCCGGGAATTTGACTGGTCGCCCAGGGATATTCGCCAGGGGCGGGACGCATTGCTACAGTAA